The following coding sequences lie in one Treponema socranskii subsp. buccale genomic window:
- the bamA gene encoding outer membrane protein assembly factor BamA, which translates to MGDDMRFNRRMYIRFVLSLFIALSASLAVSAEESEDDGWFWGKTISEISFEGLKNVKRSELTGITNAFVGRPFTEEVYTDLTDRLYALDMFDDITPFAKHDPKTADKILLVFQVKERPVIQSIRFSGNSKIRNGELRDAVTVKTGDIFVESKVLLDERALRDVYLKKGYTDATISHTTEELSDGIRITFVINEGASTVIAAIRFSGNALVSERTLKSKMTLKEAGFMKGGAFQRSALEADKQAVVLYYQDRGYADARVLDVVQESVFNEKKGRNELTLTFVVQEGPQYTYAGTTISGNEIFSKETLLSYIKLKPGAVFNQTKYQEGLQGITSLYAENGYMTNQYAPAVNKDVERRTISVSLSIVERPRSHIENIIIKGNTKTKDYVIRREIPLEPGDVFSRDKVMQGIRNLYNLQYFSSVVPEPMPGSENNLVDLVFTVEEQSTTTLEFGMTFSGVSDPDDFPISLFARWQNSNLRGEGRSISTGTNISNTAQTVNASYGQNWLFDLPIGISESISFSHSKESSLRLQVLNDGTVSDDEYYMQFESWGVTFSSSIGRRWLPDFAILQLNGGLSTLLNSNVYDQGIYVPHDSSINQNANRLGLTNSVWGSVSLDNRNISYDPSRGWFVSQRIGWYGLIPGLEKEFFLKSDTKLEGYFTLFNIPITKAWSLKAVFAAYTGLTAIFPIPGTLLGDSNKAYIDGMFNGRGWTSIYNKVRGKAMLSNRVELRIPIFPNIVGVDGFFDAAAVTTDVKTMFNSLSVNDFYFSFGPGLRFLLPQFPLHLLYAWTFKHSDAKGWYFNDPNGVFVLSFNITNR; encoded by the coding sequence ATGGGAGATGATATGCGTTTTAACCGCAGGATGTATATTCGTTTCGTGCTTTCGCTTTTCATTGCACTCAGTGCATCCTTAGCCGTGTCCGCCGAAGAAAGTGAAGATGACGGCTGGTTTTGGGGTAAAACGATTTCCGAAATTTCATTTGAAGGATTAAAAAACGTCAAACGTTCCGAACTTACGGGTATTACGAACGCTTTTGTCGGACGGCCGTTTACCGAAGAAGTGTATACCGATTTGACCGACCGCCTTTACGCGCTCGATATGTTCGACGATATTACACCGTTTGCAAAACACGATCCGAAAACGGCGGATAAAATTCTGCTCGTCTTTCAGGTAAAAGAGCGCCCCGTCATCCAATCGATACGCTTTTCGGGTAACTCGAAAATCAGAAACGGAGAACTGCGCGATGCCGTCACGGTAAAGACCGGTGATATATTTGTCGAAAGCAAAGTGCTCCTCGATGAACGCGCGCTCCGCGACGTGTATTTGAAAAAAGGCTATACCGATGCGACGATTTCGCATACGACGGAAGAGCTTTCCGACGGAATCCGCATTACCTTTGTCATAAACGAAGGGGCAAGCACTGTAATCGCGGCGATACGTTTTTCCGGAAACGCTCTCGTTTCCGAGCGGACGCTCAAAAGCAAAATGACGCTCAAAGAAGCGGGTTTTATGAAAGGCGGCGCGTTTCAGCGTTCAGCGCTTGAGGCGGACAAACAGGCTGTCGTTTTATATTATCAGGACCGCGGTTATGCGGATGCCCGCGTGCTCGACGTCGTACAGGAATCGGTTTTTAACGAAAAAAAAGGCCGCAACGAATTGACGCTTACCTTTGTCGTACAGGAAGGACCGCAGTACACGTACGCCGGAACGACGATAAGCGGCAACGAAATATTTTCAAAAGAAACGCTTTTGTCGTATATCAAATTGAAACCGGGTGCCGTCTTCAATCAGACGAAGTATCAGGAAGGTTTGCAGGGTATTACGAGCCTCTATGCCGAAAACGGCTATATGACCAATCAATACGCGCCTGCAGTCAATAAAGACGTCGAGCGGCGCACTATTTCCGTTTCGCTTTCGATCGTCGAGCGGCCGAGAAGCCACATCGAAAATATTATCATCAAAGGCAATACCAAAACGAAGGATTACGTTATCAGACGGGAAATTCCGCTCGAGCCGGGCGACGTTTTTTCGCGCGATAAAGTCATGCAGGGTATACGAAACCTGTACAACCTCCAGTATTTTTCGAGCGTCGTGCCCGAGCCGATGCCCGGGAGTGAAAACAATCTCGTCGATTTGGTGTTTACCGTCGAAGAACAATCGACGACGACGCTCGAATTCGGCATGACGTTTTCGGGTGTTTCCGATCCCGACGATTTTCCGATATCGCTTTTTGCGCGCTGGCAGAATTCGAATTTGCGGGGCGAAGGACGATCGATTTCCACGGGCACGAATATTTCGAATACGGCGCAAACCGTCAACGCATCTTACGGCCAAAACTGGCTGTTCGATTTGCCGATCGGTATCAGCGAGTCGATTTCGTTTTCGCATTCCAAAGAATCTTCTCTGCGCCTGCAGGTGCTCAACGACGGAACGGTTTCGGACGACGAATATTATATGCAGTTTGAATCGTGGGGCGTTACGTTCAGCTCTTCGATCGGCCGCCGCTGGCTCCCCGATTTTGCAATTTTGCAGCTGAACGGCGGGCTTTCGACGCTGCTCAACAGCAACGTATACGATCAGGGAATTTATGTACCGCACGATTCGAGCATCAATCAAAATGCGAACCGGCTCGGTTTAACCAATTCCGTGTGGGGCAGCGTATCGCTCGACAATCGCAATATCAGCTACGATCCCTCGCGCGGCTGGTTCGTCAGCCAGCGCATCGGCTGGTACGGCCTTATCCCCGGTCTTGAAAAAGAGTTTTTCCTTAAAAGCGATACGAAACTCGAAGGTTATTTTACACTGTTCAATATTCCCATTACGAAAGCCTGGTCGCTGAAAGCGGTATTCGCCGCGTATACGGGACTTACGGCGATATTCCCCATTCCCGGTACGCTCCTCGGCGATTCGAACAAAGCCTATATCGACGGCATGTTCAACGGGCGCGGATGGACGAGCATCTATAACAAAGTGCGCGGCAAAGCGATGCTCAGCAATCGAGTCGAACTGCGCATCCCGATATTTCCGAATATCGTCGGCGTGGACGGCTTTTTCGATGCCGCCGCCGTTACGACGGACGTAAAAACGATGTTCAACAGTCTGTCGGTAAACGATTTTTATTTCAGCTTCGGCCCGGGCTTGCGCTTCCTTTTGCCGCAGTTCCCGCTGCACCTTTTGTACGCGTGGACGTTTAAACACAGCGATGCCAAAGGCTGGTATTTCAACGATCCGAACGGCGTGTTCGTGCTTTCGTTCAACATAACGAACCGTTGA